One Microaerobacter geothermalis DNA window includes the following coding sequences:
- a CDS encoding IS110 family RNA-guided transposase — MLKIVYPVCCGIDVHKKFVMATVGTTNQSGVTEYQTRKFSTFTEDLLRLLEWLKSMSCKHVCMESTGKYWHPVFNILEHDCVVVVANPKYVKGIRGKKTDKKDSIWLCDLHKHGLVPGSFIPPLPIRQIRDLMRYRFKLINFKSSEKNRVQNSLTVSNMMISNVVSDTFGVSSMRIIRHILDHPDDRDFDVSSMLHGNMKTKAETIVKSIHGHLTKPQADKMRVCLNHVDSIEKHIADMESVILELAQPYLPQIELILSLPGIKDVFTAIAILGEIGVDMSAFLSHKNLCSWAGLTPQNNESAGKKKSVRIARAGVYIKPLLVQCANAAIRSKACPYFKIRYDQIKKRRGHKKAIIAIAHKLLICIYQMLDKNEPFNDQLYNMDSNPKPKPTYAPQITEDMAIRYLETLGYQIPDKRINA, encoded by the coding sequence ATGCTCAAGATTGTTTACCCTGTATGCTGTGGCATTGATGTCCACAAAAAGTTTGTGATGGCAACGGTTGGTACGACGAACCAGTCGGGGGTTACCGAATACCAAACCAGGAAATTTTCAACTTTTACAGAAGATTTGCTCCGTCTTTTAGAGTGGCTAAAATCCATGTCTTGCAAGCATGTCTGTATGGAATCTACAGGCAAGTACTGGCACCCTGTGTTTAATATTTTGGAGCATGACTGCGTTGTTGTTGTTGCGAATCCCAAATATGTCAAGGGGATTCGCGGCAAGAAAACCGATAAAAAAGATTCCATTTGGCTTTGTGACCTGCACAAGCACGGCTTGGTTCCCGGTAGCTTTATACCACCCTTGCCCATTCGTCAAATTCGAGATTTGATGCGGTATCGCTTTAAGCTTATCAACTTTAAGTCAAGTGAGAAAAATCGTGTTCAAAACTCGCTTACGGTTTCCAACATGATGATTTCCAATGTGGTTTCCGATACGTTTGGTGTAAGCTCGATGAGAATCATTCGTCATATTCTGGATCACCCGGATGATAGGGATTTCGATGTTTCATCAATGTTACACGGAAATATGAAAACGAAGGCTGAAACTATTGTAAAATCCATTCATGGACATTTGACGAAGCCACAAGCCGATAAGATGCGTGTATGCCTTAACCATGTTGACAGCATTGAGAAACACATCGCCGATATGGAATCGGTTATTTTAGAATTAGCTCAGCCCTACTTGCCACAAATAGAACTCATTTTATCCTTGCCAGGCATCAAGGATGTTTTTACAGCTATTGCGATCCTTGGTGAAATCGGAGTCGATATGTCTGCGTTTCTTTCTCATAAAAATCTATGTTCCTGGGCCGGGCTTACACCACAAAACAACGAAAGTGCCGGAAAGAAAAAATCGGTCCGTATTGCGCGAGCCGGGGTTTATATCAAGCCCTTATTGGTTCAATGTGCAAATGCTGCCATTCGAAGTAAAGCGTGTCCTTACTTCAAAATTCGTTATGACCAGATCAAGAAACGTCGAGGTCACAAAAAAGCCATTATTGCGATTGCACACAAGCTGCTCATTTGTATTTACCAAATGCTTGATAAAAATGAGCCCTTTAATGATCAGTTATACAATATGGATTCTAATCCAAAACCAAAACCCACTTATGCGCCTCAAATCACGGAAGATATGGCGATACGATATCTGGAAACTTTAGGTTACCAGATTCCCGACAAACGTATAAACGCCTAA